ACCAGAAATTTAGATCCAAAAAGGAGACACAGAAGTCCTTTTATATTATTCAAAAGAAGGGAGaagccatggggcattccccaggggtctctcaaattttttgGTGgacgcagcctcctttttatcctaatttcccggccgcatgtccctctctctttccccattggctgaggtattTGAGAGGTACAGATTTCCCAGAATGCCTGATACTTACGATTCTCCTCTACTGTATAAccctccctcttcttttttaattcctaTAGAATTTATGGGTTTTCCCCattgtttttttcatctctcaaCATCCAGTTTCATTTACCAGAAAatctacagtttgtttgtaaaggcaaacaTGGTTTTTCCCATTCATTAATCAGTGGAATCCTTCCCATTGTTTTAtatctctcagtgctagttttatctaccagcagacccacagttTCTTTGTAAAGATAAGTCTGTCATTTCTCTCAGAGGGAAGGTATGAGTTAGTATGACAAATCTGCCATTGTGTAGTATTTCTGGAGTTAGTACTCAGAAAAAGAAGTCTGTCATTTTGTGTGAGCATCCATGCTGATCCCTGATCCATCCATGCAGGTTTCCTGCAAAGGTGATGTTTTAGTAGTGCACTGTTGCAAAATAGGTGTTTTCTGCTGGTCGGCTGGTACAAACACGTTCCTTTCTGTGGTAACAAACCAATGGCGCCGTGCGTGAGCATCCTCACAGGCCTCTTAGCCCGCAGCATCGGCCccaagggctgctctgtccctgcctgcgtgcctggctgatgggcagggctggaggccttGGAGAGCAGCGGCCATTGCGGGCACGGGGCTCCCACCAGCtgccccctggcccagctgggccccacttgaggaggaaggaggctcccagccccggcctgGCTGAGCAGTTCCTGTctcccccagcctctgctctgggccccaCGCTGGCCACCCTGACagcccctgggccaggctgtgggaggggctgctttgccctcacctggctccctgccatcagtgccctcctgctccctgtcacACATGGCGGCTGTCAGCACCGCGTCCCTGTCCAGGAACACCAAGGTGTCCTCGAGGTGCTGGTCCTGTCTCTCTCTGTGGAAAGAAGAAGGGTGTGGGGAATTTGCAGGACATGCCCAGAGCCATGAGGGTGCTGGTCAGCCCTGGTCAGCCCTGCgtgagccctgctcctgtccgTCTTCTGCTCCCGTCGTCGCGTTGAGGAACACCGCCGTCTCCTCTGGATGTTCCTGTGCTGattctgggaagggagaggcaggtgagcctgcagcacaggcccAGAGCCCCGAGGTGTGGGGCCCCTCTGGTCCCtgagcagctgcttccctgccttACCTTCTCCTCCCGGTGTCAGGTCGCACTGACACACAGCCTGAGCCCACCCTTCCCTTTTGGGGCCAAGGGAAATCTCTGCTCCTGGCCCCGGCACTGGGTGCTTTCTCAGCCAGTCAGGGAAGGTGATGCTCCACGAGAGAGGCATGAACATTGCAGGCAAGCCTACATCACTGCAGTCTTCCCAAAGAGCACCAAGCAGAAGCCAAGAAAGTGCAGGCCCATCAGTCTCTCCTCCATCTCCCAACAGTTGACAGAACACCTCCTCCTGGATGTCATCTCCAAAGCTCTGGAATAACAGGAAGGGAAAACCATGCTGGAGGAATCTCATAGCATGgccacctctgctgcagtgactgGCTGGGTTTGTGCGGGGAGAGCAGTGGCTGAGTTGTCAGCCGGAACTTCAGCGAGGCTTTGTCCCTGCCTCCCATAACATGCtcctgaggcagctgagggagagTGGGGTGGAGAAGTGGACAGTGGAGCTCCAAACTCAGAGGGTTGTGACCTCAGGGGGCCGTGCTGGGGCCAGCCTTGTTTGCCTTATTCCCCAGTGACCTGGCAGAAGGGACAGAGCGCTCCCTCAGCACGTTTGCTGATAGCACAGAAGCGGGAGCAGGGGCTGATGCACcacaaggctgtgctgccctCCAGAGTGACCTGGACAGGCTCGAGAGCCGAGCAGAGAGGGACCTAATGAAGTTGCTCAGGACAAAGCCTCTAGAAGAGCTTGAAGCCTTGTAATTGCTAGGCAATAATAGTTGTTTTGCATATTGGAATGTATAAGGTCATGTGGTGATGTCCAGTCATTGGAACCGCTCAATCTCTGTAAGTTACAGAACGAGTTCCTTAACTGTGTAAAGAAAGTCTTTGAGGCAAACTGCAAATTCAGAAACTTCTTCTAATATGAAGTTGGATATTCACCATTTTCTGGCATGCTGGATGAGACATAGGGATTCCAAAAGGAATGTGAAAGCAAGCCAATAAATCTTCTTTTAGAGTTCACACGTGTTTCCTGCTTGTTCCTTCTAGAACTTGCCAAAAAATGTTACTTTGGAAATCCATTCAAAGAtctaataggaaaaaatattggccAAAAGAGTTAGCCTGTGTTTCTGAATAGGAACATGTTTCTTGTGTCAATTCAAGATTTGTACcagagtttggggtttttggtgtgTATGCTTTCAATGAAAGTTGCTTCTTTGCAGGACTTTGAATAATTAGACTTTTAGTAATTAGATTGTGCAGCAGAAACATCAAAATTACTGCATCCTGCTGTCCAGTGCTGAAAAGGGTTGAGAAAGAGTTGGTGGCTCTGTGTGTTGATGCGTAACTTGCAGGAGCGGCACCGGAGCAGTTCCCAGGGCCTGGAGAAGCAAACGGGTTCCTGGTGCTGAGGACAAAGTGTCCACAGCTCGGGATTGCATGGCTGAGCTCTTCTGGCTCCTTCTGCTTCAATGCCTTGCCGAGACACAggttccctgcagagccccggGTGCAGCTTCCCAACTCTCCCCTTTTCTTCTGCCTCCACCCTGCCTCCTGGGTAAAGGCATTCCCTGGCATTGCACCTGCTGTGCCTCCCTCCTACTTCAGTGAAGGCATTGTTTTCCACCCAAGggggctctcccctggagacagGAACACGGATGAAGTCCCGGTGCCCCAGCATCAGGCAGGTGCAGGGTATCTCTGCTTGTCAGCCCCTGCCCTGTTTCCCTGGGATCCCACTGACTGTTCTAGAAGTCAAGGATCTGGACTTTGCAGGAGCGTGTTTGCAAAGATGTGAATGCGAAAACTCTACAAGAACTGTTTGTGTGTGTCCCATCTTgacttttttcaaaatatttgctaGAAGGAAAGCATGGACCAAACTGACAAAGTTCTTTAATGTGGGAAAAGCATTGGACTCCTGAGCTGAGTACTGTTGCAAGCTCTCCAGTCAGATGTACAAGGTAATCTTTCATTGAATTTCCCGGGTGTCCATTGTGTCAGTGTAAAGGATGAGCTTTCTAAGGAGCTTAATACTAATTTTTCCACTCAATATGAAATGTCAAATTCATTAGATGGTTAGATGACAGGAGAATTGAGATTGGGAGGTAGCTGCAGTGGTCCCCAGTTTTATCTCCTGTTCCCAACAGTGATCAGCACGGGCATGAAATCAGGTTCATCTCAGTTTACTGCAGAGAGGTCTTAAGGAAAACATCGGTGCACCAAGAGCAGGTTTGGAATCTGTGCAGTGCAAGAGACTCTGCACAAGCTCTCTGGGCAACCgactgccaggggcaggagaCCTGACGTGGCCATGCCTGAACAGCACCTTTCTGCCAACAGTGCCACCCTCGATGGCTGCCCTAGAGCCTGGGATTGGACCCTGCACTTGCTGCAGGAGTCTCTGTCCTGGTTCCGTGCTGACCAAAGGCTTGGAACCATCTCAGAACCTCGGTTCCCAAGGGGGTGGACTCAAGTGGTTCCTGGGCATGTGAGGCCATGGCTGCCTCAATCTTGGGAGCAAGATGCTGATGTCAGAGGAGTGGCCATTGTGACGCGTGTGACCAAAGCCCCaaaagggaaggctgggctCAGGCCGTGTGTCAGTGCGACCTGGCAACGGGAGGAGAAGGTaaggcagggaagcagctgcccagagaccAGAGGGGCCCCACACCTCGGGGCTCTgggcctgtgctgcaggctcacctgcctctcccttcccagaatCAGCACAGGAACATCCAGAGGAGACGGCGGTGTTCCTCAAGGCGACGACGGGAGCAGAAGGcggacaggagcagggctcacGCAGGGCTGTAGCACCCTCGTAGCTCTGGGCCTGTTCTGCAAACTCCCATCACTCTTCTTTCTCCCACAGAGAGAGAGGACCAGCACCTGGCGGAGACAGCGGCGTTCCTGGACAGGGACTCAGCGCTGACAGCCGCCATGTGcgacagggagcaggagggcactgatggcagggagccaggtgagggcaaagcagcccctcccacagcctggccaTGGGGCTGTCGGGGTGGCCAGCGtggggcccagagcagaggcccgagcaggcaggagctgctcagccaggccggggctgggagcctccttcctcctcaagtggggcccagctgggccagggctcaGCTGGCGGGAGCCCCGTGCCCGCAGTGGCCGCTGCTCTCCaaggcctccagccctgcccatcagccaggcacgcaggcagggacagagcagcccttggGGCCGAAGCCATGGGCTgagagccccacagagctgctcacgcCCGCTGCCAttggctctgtcccctgcagcaTGCCTGCTGTGTCGCCGTGCAGAGGCTGACCCAGACACCTGCGGCGAAAAACGGGAGAAATACGGGCTCTATGCCCACGTGTTCTGCCTGGTGAGTGGCTCCGGGCACTCCCTCCAGCATTGCAATGGGCAGTCCCTGCCACCCTGTCCTCATCAGCTCTTCTCCctttctgcagtattttgcCACACTGCTTTTTCAGCAAGCCAAGAAACGTGTTGGACTCCTGGGTTTTCTGCCTCAAGATATCCAACTTGCAGTCAGGCGGGCGGCACAGAAGGTGAGAGCCTG
The genomic region above belongs to Poecile atricapillus isolate bPoeAtr1 chromosome 9, bPoeAtr1.hap1, whole genome shotgun sequence and contains:
- the LOC131582236 gene encoding PHD finger protein 7-like, with the translated sequence MAALEPGIGPCTCCRSLCPGSVLTKGLEPSQNLGSQGGGLKWFLGIPKREGWAQAVCQCDLATGGEESAQEHPEETAVFLKATTGAEGGQEQGSQREDQHLAETAAFLDRDSALTAAMCDREQEACLLCRRAEADPDTCGEKREKYGLYAHVFCLYFATLLFQQAKKRVGLLGFLPQDIQLAVRRAAQKHCCVCGQSGATIMCCREGCDRWFHLPCAKEGCCVTQYIVPFRSYCPEHRPEQDVQVTPEPGTKCPICMEPVEDRKTFNTIVCPACKRAWFHRDCLQGQAMCAGLLYFCCPLCRDRETFLVETFFLGIRTPTRLVSFSVTHKTGGVSAILCQALPQ